CCAATCCATACCGGAGTCAAGGACTTCAGCGGAAGCAAACACCTCCCAGCCTTCAGGCATCTTATACAAGACGCCCTCCTCCGTTTCGATCCATTGGATGGTCCCGGTGTCCTCCTCATATGTCGAAACAACCCAATGGCTAAAGTGCAGTCTTACCCGGACTTGAACATATTGGGCATCAACGCTCCAGTATAGATCAAGTACGGCAATTGTTCGCTTTCGCCATACTTTTTCTTCCTCAATTACTTCTTCAAGATATAGTTCTCTAATTTTCTTTCTCTCTTCAACAATAATTTCCTTATCTACCTCCTCCTCCATTTCTTTAGAGAAGAGATAAAACGCCTCTCTAGCCCGAATTCCCTCCTCTTCAAGCAAAGACAACTTCTGGAATACTTCTTCGCAAGAATACACTACCCCGTTCTGGAAGAGGTCAGCGATCTTTTTAAATTTCTCGTACATTTTATTCCTCCTTTAATTCTTTTTTTTAAGAGCGGCAAGAGAGATTTCGATTTCCTTCAGCTTCTCTTCCAATCTCTTTTTCTCTTTCTCTAATCTCTTTTTCTCTTTCTCTAATTCTTGAATCCTTCCTTCAATCTCTAATTCTTGACTCCTTCCTTCAATCCCAACATACTTTTTGGAGGCTTCGATCGCCTCTTCCGCGTTAGGATATTGCTCGATGACGATTTTTTCGTCATTTATTTCAACAACAACTCCATACCAACGGGTGGCAGAACGATTGCCGCCCCCGGTATAATAATCCGCCCCAAATTCTACAGGAACACCCACTTTAATCCCGTCTACGAAGTAGAAATAGTTCCCGTGTGCCGGCTCCATAAAGAGACGCGCCAACCCGCCTGGAGCCTTTGGATCTTTCCGGATGATCGCCATCCAATTGCGGCCCCTACGGTGAGATTCGTAGACAGGGACGTTCAGCATAGCTCCTTGTTCTAAACGGCTTTCAAATTTTCGCATACGCTCTTCCATTATATCGTCACCTCAAAAAAAAGGGGGCATTTCGCCCCCTGATTTATTTTGCGTACAGCATATCTCCATTCGGCAGGTTATAAGCCCACCTACCCGAAACAGGAAGCCGGATCATCCCAGGGATTTCTTCCGGGTATGTCCAGGTCTCCCAGTTTCCTTGAAGCTGCCGCACGAAAGCAACCAAGGCTTGTTTTGGAGGAAGCGTATAAGTCGCTTCCTCAATGATTTCTCCATCGGAGCAAAGGCGGAAAATCGTCGATACCGCCTCACCCAACTCCTTTTTCTTTACGGAGAGATCAGCAAGCGCGTTTTCGACTTCCTTTACCCTCTCTAGTAGAATTTTTTTTTCGTTCTCCAGCACCTTTACCCTTTCCAGTAAAACTTTTTTTTCGTTCTCCAGCATGTTGATTCTTTCATCTAACTCACTTATCAACTCACTTACCCCCTTTGTTTCCGAGACCGAGATTCAAATCTCAACGTCTCTTTTTTCTTGCCATAATGGGAGAGAACATCTTCTCCCCAACCAAGTTTTTTTAGGCTGGAGGCGGGGATGGTAAGATATTCCCACGGGTTCTCCCCTTCGATGGCGATGTCCTTCGCCATTTCTTTTAATTTTTCGGGGGTAAATTCCCATGAGACGGATGGGTAAAAATCCCATACTTTGTCTCCTGCTTCAATTGGGCTCACCTGTTTGACGAAGAGTTTCAGCTGCTCCTTTTTTGCTTTTAGAACAGCCTCCAATCGTTCAATTTCTTCAGCGATTTTGATCGCCTCTGCGTGGCCAGGAACTGGTACGACCGCCATGTAAATTCCTCCTTTTTTTAGTGGAATTTTTGGTAGCATTCCAAAACAAATGGGCAAAACTTGCACAAGGCCGAAGGTTTCGGCGGAAAAAATGAATCCCTTTCATCGGGAAATATTTCCGCAAGGAAAACCTTGTCTTCGATTTCTTTTGCAAGTTTGAGCGCCCATTGTCTGGATGGTTCAATGGTTTCTTCGGTGAACAGGGCATAGGGGTTCGGATTTCTTTGCTGGAACCGTAAGAAGTAAAGATACCCGATCACCGATGAAACCTTTTTCATTTTCATCAGCGCCCATGCGTAAAGGGGTAACTGATGATTTTTTAGTGCGTCGTAAGGTCTTCGGTTCGTTTTCCAATCAACAATGACCGGAACACCCGCCGGTCCGGTATAATAGTACAGGTCGGTGAATCCTTGGAGCACCGGACTATTCGGCGAATCTTCGAGAGGAAGTTCAAAATGGGTTTCCACTTTTCCCATCCCCTCTCTGACAGGAGCCCTTTCGACGAACCATTGAACCTCTTGTACCGATACTTCAGGGTGAAATTCCGACTCCGCCAGTCCTTGGATGATGGCAACGTCTTTCTCTTCCCCCTGGATGATGAGCTCAATCGCCTTATGAACCGCCTTTCCCAAAGCCAGGGGTTTGGTCACCGGCTCCTCTCTTCCCTCCA
The DNA window shown above is from Thermicanus aegyptius DSM 12793 and carries:
- a CDS encoding PD-(D/E)XK nuclease family protein, coding for MIFSYSRLKLYETCPFRFYLKYVEGREEPVTKPLALGKAVHKAIELIIQGEEKDVAIIQGLAESEFHPEVSVQEVQWFVERAPVREGMGKVETHFELPLEDSPNSPVLQGFTDLYYYTGPAGVPVIVDWKTNRRPYDALKNHQLPLYAWALMKMKKVSSVIGYLYFLRFQQRNPNPYALFTEETIEPSRQWALKLAKEIEDKVFLAEIFPDERDSFFPPKPSALCKFCPFVLECYQKFH